The sequence tccaggcttgccctctgtttcccttgtcactccttttttactcatttccaggcaaattgtttttgacaccttttaactgtggtttCCCACCATTCCTCAGGTATGTCTCAGTCCACAGGCACTGATAATTCCCATCTACAAAACAGAGTTATTACTTCAGTTGGTTTGGGTTCTCTGTGTCTAGGGGATTGATTCAGTACTGATACCTCTTGCAAcgagaacatagattttgtgaaCTATAACACCAATTATTCCCATAATTTGAACATTCACTTGTAACCCAGCTAGCGTGTCCAGTATTgggatgaatcaaataaagtatacagcatAGCACTGATGGCAATTTCCTTTCTTGCCTGTACAAGtcacaggctaaggccagactataagaactcttgactcaaacactcccgatcctcctgtttgaagtggcagtgttcctctgccaaggaggtgtcggaggcgtctcagggcttattcaggcagggcttagaaccagtgatgcaagctttgccttatttctcagttaggtgttattctttgtacctgccttggatcatttgggtcttcccaaaccattaccacccagtcctggttgaaagtcaATTTGGTATCACCcggtttagatgtgatagtccattcctcacgtttcttcacaaaatcttttattttgctggcatgaattcaccctcttttccatggttgggattgctgcttCATTGGTATCTGGAAAGGACTTCTTAATAgcacagtgttaaaagaaaaacaatactgcattaacttttaccattagttttcttcaaaactttctgggtttaactaaaaactttttctatagctgcttcttcttcttgtatccagctgtgctaattcctgcagaggccaattcttcttcctgTGATCTATAAGTAGTTAAAAAAAGACTAGCCCAAATTTAACACAAGATGTATCACATCTCttgggtttttgctttttaggcaacATCTAACTGTTTTAGTCTTACAGACCCATTCTTCAGAGCAAAACCCTCCTTTGCTtcacaacaaaaatcagaaggaaaaaaaagaagtcttgtttaaaaaaataaaccatattGTGAGAGTCAGCGACctctgctttgatcttatctGTATTGGTGGTCCTGCTCTCCctgtttttcacagctttggTTTTGACTGTCCTTGtcactcccctccccttgttgtcactctgtctagcaggaatgggggagaacttACAAATATCAACAgtatggggactttggggtgtatttcactctccctctctgtctctttttatttctccttttctctctctttcgctctctttttctctcttcacatttcaacatccacattccaatatcagtccactttctaacattaaTCCTACATCCTGGAGACGTGAGTCTGCCAATCACCTCTCCCCcctttttcaacttccttacaaattaaattacttttgttatgtgtgttctgcaggccTGTAATTCACGGCACCCTCCGCCAAGGGCTACCAgctacccacagctgacagtgctaaaactaaagacttattttgctgtcacaattttccattcacaagctTGAAAGGGTTGTAGGAACAAGGTAAACAACAACTTACTTCCAAAGTGACCTTGCCTGCactaaaaaatttaaggcaatCCTTGTTCATGCAATATGatttgcaaagaagccaaggtttgatttgggaagggcatctgaggacacagagcatgagttttaccaatctataatttgaagagggaatagacaaaatgtggatacagtgggggagacagcaagtaaggaatttatctctgcaatactctctttttgactgccagGAAACACTCTCTGAAGAGGTTTCTACAGTACAAAAAAtaactggatgggaagaggcactcCTGAATTTAAGCTTTGATGTCAAAGTAggaaactgcccctgagcactgcagtgctggagcaccctgcctgcaaactcaccagaggcaagccactgctgccacgctgcagggctgcctgcagcacagagggaatcatggccaagccctccctgcaggcctgggtaatccacacaaggaatcacaattgcttcatagctctctaactcatcaaagaaataggaaagtgtagtaaacagagatctccctcaccatctttttcatatgtgtgtgtcacatACCCACTGTGATGCTGAAAGTAACAAATTAACAGTTTACAGTAGAAGatactgaaatttttcttcatctagctttgtaggttcccttttctatatgtagccacctcccattgtgggaaaaaatgaacCCTATgttttttacaagtgttttttATGCACATTTTTAATTGCTGTTCTAGATGCACTGCAAGTagttagcacttccagaaaaactaataaacaaacaaaacaaaaaagtaagaaaacaaaatacatttgggTACTTGAAAAAGgactggttggaaggaaaaatgtttctcattgacctaccaagcagctggtgttacctttagtttaactttacacactgagaacacttgattgaacagcctgcactgactcaaattaatagcaggttttgctatgtcacagctgtaaactagtttttcaatCCTAGGGTACAGTAAGttatgtatttcaagataaaaatcacaatgcaaattggaagaaatttagtacacaattaatttacctcCAAAAGTCAGTTTATTACTTTCCTCTACCAGGATTGCAGTAGCTGCTATAGCTTGAATACACACTGGCCAGCCTTGATTTACTGGATcccacatctttgataaataagccatgggtctctttactcctccccactctggaaacaaaaccctatgagctacccccctttcttcatttacatacaGATGAAAGGGTTTTGCTAGTGCAGGTAAGCTTAAAGTTGATATTGGGGCTagttttaacttcatttttcttagtttttcattatcctttttggtccattttatatcatttccctctgtcaatttttttattcaaaaattttactgcctgtgtATATCCTTCAATCCACAATTTATAATATCCAAATAATCTGagtatctttctgatttccccctttgaagggggagggggaagggatagaatccctgtgtttcaTTCTGGGTTGAGCTTCCAACTACCCTTCCTAATCAagtgtccaagatattttacctctgattctacaaattgcagcttcccttttgatacccttaatcctttttccccaagaaaattcaaaagctttatagtagcctctctaacttcagcttcagctttcccagaaagtaaaagatcaTCTATGCATTAGATAACTTGTATtccagggggagtggggaaagtttgtagtattgtttctaaagcttgtccAAATAAGTTTGAGGATTCTGTAAACCCCTGTGGtagttttgtccatcttaattgctgttttctcccagttagtgggtccttccattcaaaagcaaagataacttgctctcctgggccaatgggcaagcccaaaaggcatctttaaggtccactacactaaaccactgatgctggggaggaactttactgaaaagagtaTAAGGATTTGGTACCACTGGATAGCGGGTCTGAGTTCTTTTGTTAAACTCCCTTAAGTCTTGTACCAGTCTATAGCTCCCAtcaggcttctttactgggagtattGGGGTATTATGGGGAGACATACAAGGTTCTAATGTCCTATCCTTTATTAGTCCTTCTattactggctttaaacattccTGTCCTTCTAAAGATACAGGATACTGCCGTACACgtatgggacaatttttttttcctcaattgtAATCTTTCTGGGGTCAATAATTaatcttcccctatttccctccccagcccaaacttccttgttaatttttcttccatcctcctggcctagttttaaaagtctagctgtcatcttcccatcttctggaacaacccctattcctaatttcactTGTAAATCTTGTCCCAGTAAATTGCTACCTGCCCCTGGGACCAAGAAAATATCCCTCATCCAAAATCTAGTTTCTCCCTCTATtgccacatttttaataattggtactgtgaaactctctccttttgctcctgttaCTTTTAGAGTATCTTTGCTTACACTATaaccttttggaatatttaacataAAGGTTCTTTTTGCCCCTGTGTCTTCCAcaaattccaattcttcttcttggggaCCCACTCTTAAAGTTATCTCAGctttccccacctggacccacctgcgccccccctcggccccatggcccccgcgaggggaatttggggaggtgggagtggggcagcgccaaggccgggcccccccgcgctgtcctggcgggagcggctgcagtggggaccgagtgcgggcgggagcggccgagagcccagcgctgccccagcccgacctgccccagctccatccctgcccctgcgctgggatgctgtgggtgtggggggaagagggagccggcagtgggtgctgggcctgggggcaggaggagaagggaaggagaagcaggcttgaggaacaaaatggtAAAACagtgcaggtggcaggagaaggtgggattatgcaggagaaggaggaacagcaggagcaagaggagtgtgaggaagagcagagacataggaggaggaggaggagcagaaagaggaagcagcagaaggttccacccctccctgtgtctgcagcctccccccagccccaggagcgctgctccccccacatgcagcaggtgactgtggagggggatccacAATTTTCAgggggtgaatcttggtgtttctgagctttcttgggctaaatgttggtgctttggttttatgtagCCGCTGAATATTTATcttttggaggaggtttttgctgGTTTGTgatgttttgggtgtttttgttctgtgtcttgGAAGTTTacgggatttttgggctgaatcttggtgctTTGGTGTTTCTTACGGAGacaagattcccaatgacttcctgagatgaacttgggcaaggaggaacctctAGTTCAAGCagctctcctcttgtttttccctcaaaccaggatttgtcattccctgggtgtggctggatggaggaggaggaaaagccccggagatgctgtaggaggaggagctgcaaacccagcccagggagctgtggggagcaaagagcccccctgagccaggaaggcgggcagagatccaggcggagctcggagctggtggagaagcctcatggcagggagaagccccacaagtgcttggaatgtgggaagggtttcaggcGGAGCGACCACCTGgtccagcaccagaggatccacactggggagaggccctacgagtgtgggaagtgtgggaagaggtttcagagaagctcccatctcctcagacatgagaagagtcacacagaggagaggccctaccgctgccccgactgcgggaagggcttcaagcgaAACTCCAAGCTCACTTTGCACCAgcacatccacaccggggagaggccctacgagtgtgggaagtgtgcaAAGAGGTTTTGgaccagctcccatctcctcagaTACGAGtggagtcacacagaggagaggcccttccgctgccccgactgcgggaagggcttcaagcacaactcccacctcatcaggcaccggcacatccacaccggagagaggccctacgagtgtggagagtgtgggaagaggtttcggaccagctcccatctcctcagacacgagcggagtcacacagaggagaggccctaccgctgccccaaatgcaggaagggcttcaagcacaactcccacCTCATCAGGCACCGGCACATCCACTccgaggagaggccctacgagtgtgggaaatgtgggaagagcttcaaaGACATGTCTGGCCTGATTGAGCACCacgtgatccacactggggaacggccctatgagtgcttggaatgtgggaagagctttgggtggagctcACACCTCAGAAGACACCAgcggatccacactggggagaggccctacgagtgtggagagtgtgggaagaggtttcagaccagctcccatctcctcagtcatgagcggattcacacagaggagaggccctatcgctgccccgactgtgggaagggcttcaagaaaaactcccacctcatcaggcaccagcgcatccacaccagggagaggccctacgagtgtgggaagtgtgggaagggcttctcacagagctcaggcttgacccagcaccaacggaggtgccactaagggaagccctgtgagtgccctgaGTGAGGGaggagcttggagtgagggaagagagtgagggaagagcttggagtgagggaagagagtgagggaagagcttggtgcgctgctgcagctccatcccccatgggaggatccgggatggatgatccccagtgacccccgttgggcagagccctggtgccctcgtatggggaataaaacagagagtaaagcaatggagctgataaaggggcccgatatctgaggcctgactgagcagaaactgtattagacacagacacagtttcagtctccctgggcaagaagtgacCAGGCAAAATGCTGTGAGACTTTGTGATAagataaatgttcccaggttactggatgtcaccaagaatgtgtaaccaatgggaaattgttaccaaaaacagagccctctataagccccatacaagtaaatccctgtataaacacctggtacactcaataaaattggctttaGTCTAAACTgggatgtccccgtctctccatggtggataaccctgttgtgggtgatccccgttggctgggggaaggtgctggagggatttctttcccttctcctggtgctgccgtggtttggttggtaataaattccctccctgtgcccaggctgggtctgttgtccccgtgccggtgctcggggcgggatctctcccgttccttctctgcactgccgggcctctcctcagccaatgagagaacgcggtggagaagagtcagccaatgagagcgagcggggctgatgactcaccagttgccgggcagacccgcagcaggcagtgttccccacctggacccgccctccctgcccagtgccggccccgccgtggggtccccccaagtccctccccagtgcccccatgaactgggctgggtttaactgggaagctttactgggaacactgggagcagggggcaggggcagagtgacagcagggctgggggacactcgacccccccaaaatcagcgtggGGATAGAGCTGGGAAGGTCCTGGCTCGGTCCGAGGCCacggggagcggctgcggccgccagtggctcaggagctctgtgggcagagaaaagggggtgacacTTGACTGGGGGCACCGGGGAGTGCACACATTCCAGAGGAGAGGGGACACGACTCAGGGGATCCCCCAGACTCTCTTGCACAGGTAGAACCCGATCCCCAGTGTCAGGAAGACAGAACCCAACTCAGGAGTCTCCATTTCCTATCACCATCTTGCTGCGGCAtcatccagcagcatctctggctGGTCCACAGGGGTCAGGATCTCCcaaaaactctcacagacacccaGGCCCCTCCAAGCACCCTCCAGGTCACTCCCAGCCCACTCAGGATcccctgaaacctccctcttgatcccttcctgacctccccaggacccaccaaagccccccCTGTCACTCAcaggatcccacagcctccttacagtcGCCCCCAACTGCTCCAAGTCCCCCAAACTCTCTCCCAGTCTcttctcagccccaccagggttcacccagacccctcccagtctcttcccaggACAACCAACGTCATCCCAGtctctgcttttccatccccaaTCTCCTTCCAGGTCCTCCAGGCTCACTCACATCCCTCCCAATCACACCCAGCAACACCAAACTCCCTTCCAGTGTCCACCAGGACCCCAAGAACCtcatcccaccctccccagtaTCCTCCAAACCCCTTCTTAGCCCTTCCAAAACCCCAACCTCTTTTCCCAGTTGAAACTAGGGTCTCTCCAATTCtctcccagttgctcccagcacatcccagtggctgtcccagcacccccaattcctcccctgtgccccagttccagctcagggggtgctccaggctgacgtgctccacctggcaggtggaggtgagcccggcccggggcggggtttccagcagcaccaggagctgttGGGTCCAGTCCCCATTGGGGACCATGtcggtggccaccacagagagctcctgctggccctggaaccacctcagctgggtgtgggcagggtagaaatccaccaagaagcagagcaggtgccggggctgggctgggagctcgaGGGCACCGGCGAGATGGACatggtggggggcactgggagagagtggggacacactgggatcaGCTGTGGGGAACTGGGAGAGAGGGGGGAGGGTTGGTGTGGCCTTGGGGCAGACTGGGAATTGACTGGGAGatactgggaatggactgggaagACTGGGATGGCACTGAGAGAGATGATCGGAGGGGATGGGGGGCACTGTGAGAGAGGGTGGAGATCTCGGAGTGAActggggaggaactgggaatgggctgggaaggagtgggagggactggggcggcactgggaggaactgggaatgggctgggaaggagtgggagggactggggcggcactgggaggaactgggaatgggctgggaaggagtgggagggactggggcggcactgggaggaactgggaatgggctggaaaggagtgggagggactggggcggcactgggaggaactgggaatgggctgggaaggagtgggagggacgggggcggcactgggaggaactgggaatgggctgggaaggagtgggagggactggggcggcactgggaggaactgggaatgaagcGCGCGGCACTGGGAGGCCGAGTCCAGCGCGGGGCACGCGGCGCTGCgggtctgcctggcaactgatgagtcatCAGAGACtcgcgctctgattggctgagaggcggcagcgccacgccaggctgagatggagagccgggaggcactgggaaagactgggatggactgggagagccACGGGGGTCAGTAATTAGTTGGTTGGTCCGTCCTTGGGATGCTGCAGGCGAGGCTACAATTCTGGATGGTACTGAAGCAAGACATTTGGGATCCCTGTCACATGATCCTGTCATTGATCAAGGAATGATGAGGGGGGCTAACCCTCACAGCCTCTGGGCACGGGTTCTGGAAAGTGTAGCACAAAGGTACCTGTGTGCAGATGATCTTTATATGCAGCAGACTTAGTGGAAGACTATAGAACAAGGGATCCAACGTCTGAGAGAAATGGCAGTGGCAGAGATTATCTTCTCAGATGAAATAACAACTAGAAATCCAGGCTTGGTACCATGTACATCTGTGATGTGGCTAAAACTTGTACGGATTGGGCCACATGAATACACTTCTTCTTTAGCAATAAtgaagcaggaggagagggatgaGACTATGCTCAACATGGCAAGGAAACTCCGAGCATATGCAGATGCTGTACATGGCCCAACCCATGCCAGAATTGCAGCAGTTGAAACATGTCTGCAGAAATTAGAAGATAAGATAGAGGACAATCATAAGAGACTCAGGGAGGAGATTAAGGAGGACCTTTTCCAAATCTCAGCAGTACAGATCAGAGGTTCTGGTATCTAACGTAGACGTTCCTCAGATGGTGAGAGAAGGTACACCCCATGAGCTGAGCTGCGGTTCTTCCTGCGCAACTGCAGAGAAAACATGAGGAGATGGGACGGaaaatctgctgctgctctggcacaaCGGGTGCATGAATTGAAGGAAGGCAAGACCCAGAGAGGAAGTGCCACCAaaaggagagcagctccagttGCCTGTAGCCAAACTGCCAggcatgatgatgatgatgacatgTCCGATCCCCTTGAAGGAACCTCTAAGACATACGCCCAAGGCAAGAAGGATAGCCAGGcttagaggggccctgcctctagccaggtaGAGGCGAGGGAAAACCGTGTTTTCTGGACTGTGTGGATTCgctggcctggcacatcagagccacaaagatAAAAGGCTTTGGTCGATACTGGTGCCCAATGCACATTAATTCCATCGAGACACATAGGGGCAGAATCTGTCTGTATCGccggtgtgacagggggatcacaggACTTTACCTTGGTGGAAGCTGATGTAAGTCTGGCAggaaaggagtggaagaaacaccctattgtgactggcccagaggccccatgTATCTTGGGCATAGATTACCTTCGAAGGGGGTATTttaaagacccaaagggactcaggtgggcattTGGGAGAGCAGCTGTAGCGACAGAGGGCATCCAGCAATTGAACACTTTGCCTGGACTGTCTGAGAATCCAACTACAGTAGGACTTCTGAAGGGAGAAGAACAAAAGGTACCAATTGCCACTTCAACAGTGCATCGTCGACAGTACAGAACAACTCGAGATGCTGTGGTTCCCATCCATAGGATGATCcgagagctggagagccaaggggtggtcagcaaaacccacttacccttcaacagccccatctggcctgtgcgcaaatctgacaaagaatggagattgactgtagACTATCATAcattgaatgaagtgactccaccactgagcgctgctgtgccggacatgctggaactccagtacgagctggagtccaaggcagcaaagtggtatgtcACTATTGATATTGccaatgcatttttctccatccctctggcagcagaatgcaggcctcagttcgctttcacctggaggggcgtgcagtacacctggaaccg comes from Lonchura striata isolate bLonStr1 chromosome 29, bLonStr1.mat, whole genome shotgun sequence and encodes:
- the LOC144247631 gene encoding uncharacterized protein LOC144247631, encoding MEEEEKPRRCCRRRSCKPSPGSCGEQRAPLSQEGGQRSRRSSELVEKPHGREKPHKCLECGKGFRRSDHLVQHQRIHTGERPYECGKCGKRFQRSSHLLRHEKSHTEERPYRCPDCGKGFKRNSKLTLHQHIHTGERPYECGKCAKRFWTSSHLLRYEWSHTEERPFRCPDCGKGFKHNSHLIRHRHIHTGERPYECGECGKRFRTSSHLLRHERSHTEERPYRCPKCRKGFKHNSHLIRHRHIHSEERPYECGKCGKSFKDMSGLIEHHVIHTGERPYECLECGKSFGWSSHLRRHQRIHTGERPYECGECGKRFQTSSHLLSHERIHTEERPYRCPDCGKGFKKNSHLIRHQRIHTRERPYECGKCGKGFSQSSGLTQHQRRCH